The following are encoded together in the Cololabis saira isolate AMF1-May2022 chromosome 5, fColSai1.1, whole genome shotgun sequence genome:
- the LOC133444560 gene encoding nuclear receptor-interacting protein 3-like → MFTGMQMENRADGEVVDAAALRQQRRLKQAIRFLHRDSADLLPLDGLKKLGTSNQGQPHNILQKRLLEAKLARDVCGLTPNQNPPRTTRGVVLSRDLRSPEDEEDDDFIHVRCTCLGQEVDVLIDTGCKLNLMSSRTVEGLGLKGLVEEDETEVDGCPSQRRLCAAGHIEELGLTVGGLRVITSFVVVGSPEPLMSLGSRTLKSLKCVIDTDQQILVFGTSVRERVQFTQKPLGERSSDFRDLGY, encoded by the exons ATGTTCACAGGGATGCAGATGGAGAACCGGGCCGACGGCGAGGTTGTGGATGCTGCAGCTCTGAGGCAGCAGAGGAGGCTGAAACAAGCCATCCGGTTCCTGCACAGAGACTCTGCTGACCTGCTGCCGCTGGACGGACTGAAGAAGCTCGGGACTTCCAACCAGGGG CAGCCACACAACATCCTCCAGAAGCGGCTGCTGGAGGCCAAACTGGCCCGGGACGTGTGCGGGCTGACGCCGAACCAGAACCCCCCCAGAACCACCAGGGGGGTCGTCCTGAGCCGGGACCTACGGTCTCcagaggacgaggaggacgacGACTTCATCCACGTGCGCTGCACG TGTCTCGGACAGGAAGTGGACGTCCTCATCGACACGGGCTGCAAGCTGAACCTGATGTCCTCGCGGACCGTGGAGGGACTGGG CTTGAAGGGGCTCGTTGAGGAGGACGAGACGGAGGTGGACGGCTGCCCGTCCCAGCGCCGCCTGTGCGCCGCCGGCCACATCGAGGAGCTGGGCCTGACCGTGGGGGGGCTCCGAGTCATCACCTCGTTCGTCGTAGTGG GAAGTCCAGAGCCGCTGATGTCGCTGGGCAGCAGGACGTTAAAGTCCCTCAAG TGCGTCATCGACACCGACCAGCAGATTCTGGTGTTCGGGACCAGCGTCAGGGAGCGGGTCCAGTTTACCCAGAAGCCCCTGGGAGAACG CTCATCTGACTTCAGAGACCTGGGTTACTga